In Corallococcus caeni, the following are encoded in one genomic region:
- a CDS encoding cation:proton antiporter, whose product MMSAAVQWVSDALVALGLLFITAAIIGMYRLPSVLTRVHAAGAVPFGGALVIIGATLATADGWLFLRGLLVAAFLMLTIPSSAHAIAWLAEKRPELAHDKGRRGRPGHPRKDAPPEPPGG is encoded by the coding sequence ATGATGTCCGCCGCCGTGCAGTGGGTGTCCGACGCCCTGGTGGCGCTGGGCCTGCTCTTCATCACCGCCGCCATCATCGGCATGTACCGGCTGCCCTCGGTGCTCACGCGCGTGCACGCGGCGGGCGCGGTGCCCTTCGGCGGGGCGCTGGTCATCATCGGCGCCACGCTGGCGACGGCGGACGGCTGGCTCTTCTTGCGAGGGCTGCTCGTCGCCGCGTTCCTGATGCTCACCATCCCCAGCTCCGCCCACGCCATCGCCTGGCTGGCGGAGAAGCGCCCGGAGCTGGCCCACGACAAGGGCCGGCGCGGACGGCCCGGACATCCGAGGAAGGACGCGCCACCGGAGCCGCCCGGCGGTTGA
- a CDS encoding Na+/H+ antiporter subunit E encodes MSLRTLVHMLALALLYALMVGSFHPVDLALGAVLALGVMRLFPLAGLPPVLEAGEHWRRTLHLPRFGWALAVLVTRSCFQVLRVIFGRGDLADRAGVVDVPMGERTARGVQVSSWVMSLAPGTVLLELDWERRVMRMHALDASDPDRLLRQQDDFYQRYQRAVFP; translated from the coding sequence ATGAGCCTCCGCACCCTCGTGCACATGCTGGCCCTGGCGCTGCTGTACGCGCTGATGGTGGGCAGCTTCCACCCCGTGGACCTCGCGCTGGGCGCGGTGCTGGCCCTGGGCGTGATGCGCCTGTTCCCCCTGGCGGGCCTGCCGCCGGTCCTGGAGGCTGGCGAGCACTGGCGGCGCACGCTGCACCTGCCCCGCTTCGGCTGGGCCCTGGCCGTGCTGGTGACGCGCAGCTGCTTCCAGGTGCTCAGGGTCATCTTCGGCCGCGGCGACCTGGCGGACCGCGCGGGCGTGGTGGACGTCCCCATGGGCGAGCGCACCGCGCGCGGCGTGCAGGTGTCCTCGTGGGTCATGTCCCTGGCCCCGGGCACGGTGCTGCTGGAGCTGGACTGGGAGAGGCGCGTGATGCGCATGCACGCGCTGGACGCGTCGGATCCGGACCGGCTGCTGCGGCAGCAGGACGACTTCTACCAGCGCTACCAGCGCGCGGTGTTCCCGTAG
- a CDS encoding tryptophan 2,3-dioxygenase produces MSKRDLEPGIVTDLAGRTTYGDYLQLDRLLSAQVPRSQPPHHDELLFIVQHQTSELWMKLLIHELSACIRYIQADRLEPSFKIFARVAHIQRMLFEQWSVLETLTPNEYLEFRDTLGHASGFQSFQYRALEFLLGNKDDAALGPFKHVPGVHAELDRLLESPGIYDEFLRHLSRMGHDVPRSHVERDWRQPYEKSAQVMEVFRRIYSDAEKHWDAYEMCEKLVDTEERFQLWRYRHMMTVMRIIGFKQGTGGSSGVGFLRKALDLRFFPELWDVRTSLTPPAKPRGA; encoded by the coding sequence ATGAGCAAACGCGACCTGGAGCCTGGAATCGTCACGGACCTCGCGGGCCGGACGACCTATGGTGATTACCTGCAGCTGGACCGGCTTTTGTCCGCGCAGGTGCCCCGTTCCCAGCCTCCCCATCACGACGAGCTGCTGTTCATCGTCCAGCATCAGACGAGCGAGCTGTGGATGAAGCTGCTCATCCATGAGCTGTCCGCCTGCATCCGCTACATCCAGGCGGACCGGCTGGAGCCGTCCTTCAAGATCTTCGCGCGCGTCGCGCACATCCAGCGGATGCTCTTCGAGCAGTGGAGCGTGCTGGAGACGCTCACGCCCAACGAGTACCTGGAGTTCCGCGACACGCTGGGCCACGCGTCCGGCTTCCAGAGCTTCCAGTACCGGGCGCTGGAGTTCCTTTTGGGCAACAAGGACGACGCGGCGCTGGGGCCCTTCAAGCACGTGCCGGGCGTGCACGCGGAGCTGGACCGCCTGCTGGAGTCGCCGGGCATCTACGACGAGTTCCTGCGCCACCTGTCGCGCATGGGCCACGACGTTCCCAGAAGCCACGTGGAGCGCGACTGGCGTCAGCCGTATGAGAAGAGCGCCCAGGTGATGGAGGTGTTCCGCCGCATCTACTCGGACGCGGAGAAGCACTGGGATGCGTATGAGATGTGCGAGAAGCTGGTGGACACGGAGGAGCGGTTCCAGCTCTGGCGCTACCGGCACATGATGACGGTGATGCGCATCATCGGCTTCAAGCAGGGCACGGGCGGCTCGTCGGGCGTGGGCTTCCTGCGCAAGGCGCTGGACCTGCGCTTCTTCCCGGAGCTGTGGGACGTGCGCACGTCGCTGACGCCGCCCGCGAAGCCCCGGGGCGCCTGA
- a CDS encoding Uma2 family endonuclease: MTRKPATYADLEALPPNQVGELVNGELYASPRPTARHASAAFELGGELRNPFGRGRGGPGGWLFLPEPELHLGKDVLVPDLAGWRRERVPKMPDVVGITMAPDWLCEVLSPSTSRLDRFRKLPIYAREGVKHVWLVDPLQYTLEVFRLEGTHYLLLGTHQDAETVYAEPFEALALELRVLWDDIAE, encoded by the coding sequence ATGACCCGAAAGCCCGCCACCTACGCAGACCTGGAAGCGCTCCCGCCGAACCAGGTGGGGGAGCTCGTGAACGGGGAGCTGTACGCGAGCCCCCGGCCGACGGCGCGGCATGCCTCCGCGGCATTTGAGCTGGGCGGGGAGCTTCGCAATCCCTTTGGCCGAGGACGAGGGGGGCCTGGGGGGTGGCTCTTCCTGCCCGAGCCGGAGTTGCACCTGGGCAAGGACGTCCTGGTCCCCGACCTCGCGGGGTGGCGCCGGGAGCGGGTGCCCAAGATGCCTGACGTCGTGGGCATCACGATGGCGCCGGACTGGCTGTGCGAGGTGCTGTCCCCCTCCACGTCCCGGCTGGACCGGTTCCGCAAGCTGCCCATCTACGCCCGGGAAGGGGTCAAGCACGTCTGGTTGGTGGACCCGCTCCAGTACACGCTGGAGGTCTTCCGGCTGGAAGGCACCCACTACCTGCTGCTGGGGACCCATCAGGACGCGGAGACCGTCTACGCGGAGCCATTCGAGGCATTGGCGCTGGAACTTCGCGTCTTGTGGGACGACATCGCGGAGTAG
- a CDS encoding cell wall protein, producing the protein MSVDKAFREMIRNEIEVQLKPLRDVVSRLESGTADLDALRSVAERLAPLAQVVGPLFGANAPAAGKAGRRPVGRPAGRAAVSAPVAAVGGKRRGRKPAAAEGGARECAIKGCGKPSRTKGYCAAHYQKLRMLEKTNRRPSQWADYAEPNSVEDIKLPRGRAASKALAEAAQKNA; encoded by the coding sequence ATGTCAGTTGACAAGGCGTTCCGCGAGATGATTCGCAACGAGATTGAAGTCCAGCTCAAGCCCCTGCGTGACGTGGTGTCTCGTCTGGAGTCTGGGACGGCGGACCTGGACGCGCTGCGCAGCGTGGCCGAGCGGCTGGCGCCCCTGGCCCAGGTGGTGGGCCCCCTCTTCGGCGCGAACGCGCCCGCGGCGGGCAAGGCCGGCCGTCGTCCCGTGGGTCGTCCGGCGGGCCGGGCGGCGGTGAGCGCGCCGGTGGCGGCGGTGGGCGGCAAGCGCCGGGGCCGCAAGCCGGCGGCGGCGGAAGGCGGCGCCCGTGAGTGCGCCATCAAGGGCTGCGGCAAGCCCAGCCGCACCAAGGGCTACTGCGCGGCGCACTACCAGAAGCTGCGCATGCTGGAGAAGACCAACCGCCGTCCCTCCCAGTGGGCCGACTACGCGGAGCCCAACAGCGTGGAGGACATCAAGCTGCCCCGTGGCCGCGCCGCCTCCAAGGCGCTCGCGGAAGCCGCTCAGAAGAACGCTTAA
- a CDS encoding lysophospholipid acyltransferase family protein — MENPLTRVQQTVFRFAERGAALSARYHRARLMGAEHLPRQGPLLLVGNHGVWGYETPAFFHLVHQATGRYPLGLAERGFFKIPLVRTVLPWLGGVEGTRENALRSLQEGQLVVCYPGGARETFKRSQGRYRLRWERALGFVRLAMQAGVPVVPFAGFGVDDTFFWPPDEDRWCVRLAAEDKYRMPLVMGLGPLPLPVQLTFAVGEPHEPPPSGASESRVQAFRDRVAASVRRLLLRACHA; from the coding sequence GTGGAAAACCCACTCACCCGCGTCCAACAGACCGTCTTCCGTTTCGCGGAGCGTGGCGCCGCGCTGTCCGCGCGCTACCACCGCGCCCGACTGATGGGTGCTGAACACCTGCCCAGGCAGGGGCCGCTGCTGCTCGTGGGCAATCACGGTGTCTGGGGATACGAGACGCCCGCCTTCTTCCACCTCGTGCACCAGGCCACGGGGCGCTATCCGCTGGGGTTGGCGGAGCGGGGGTTCTTCAAGATTCCCCTCGTGCGCACGGTGTTGCCCTGGCTGGGCGGCGTGGAGGGGACGCGGGAGAACGCGCTCCGGTCGCTCCAGGAGGGACAGCTCGTCGTCTGTTATCCGGGCGGCGCGCGGGAGACCTTCAAACGCAGCCAGGGCCGCTACCGCCTGAGATGGGAGCGCGCGCTGGGCTTCGTGCGGCTGGCCATGCAGGCGGGGGTGCCGGTGGTGCCCTTCGCGGGTTTTGGGGTGGATGACACCTTCTTCTGGCCTCCGGACGAGGACCGCTGGTGTGTGCGCCTGGCCGCGGAGGACAAATACCGCATGCCCCTGGTGATGGGATTGGGTCCGCTGCCGCTGCCCGTCCAGCTCACCTTCGCCGTGGGTGAACCCCATGAACCGCCGCCGTCGGGTGCGTCGGAGTCGCGCGTGCAGGCCTTCCGCGACCGCGTGGCCGCCAGCGTCCGGCGCCTGCTCCTGAGGGCCTGCCATGCTTGA
- a CDS encoding MnhB domain-containing protein translates to MISFVPPLSRLLLWPSLIIALSLWLKGGASVGGGFPAGALAGLAVLLQYVVTGRDQTRRYVAVRYAAPLAGVGLLLVVGTAFLPVLAGYTPMTLFPRPDQAEVGVGGLHLHTALIFEGGLMLIVFGLVVTVIDRFALRTGTQEESGP, encoded by the coding sequence ATGATCTCCTTCGTCCCGCCCCTGTCGCGCCTCTTGCTGTGGCCGTCGTTGATCATCGCGCTCTCGCTCTGGCTGAAGGGCGGCGCGTCGGTGGGCGGCGGCTTCCCGGCCGGGGCGCTGGCGGGGCTGGCGGTGCTGCTCCAGTACGTGGTGACGGGCCGGGACCAGACCCGGCGCTACGTGGCGGTGCGGTACGCGGCGCCGCTGGCGGGCGTGGGGCTGCTGCTCGTGGTGGGCACCGCGTTCCTGCCGGTGCTGGCGGGCTACACGCCCATGACCCTCTTCCCCCGCCCGGACCAGGCGGAGGTGGGCGTGGGGGGCCTGCACCTGCACACCGCGCTCATCTTCGAGGGAGGGCTGATGCTCATCGTCTTCGGGCTGGTGGTCACCGTCATCGACCGCTTCGCCCTGCGCACCGGGACGCAAGAGGAGTCCGGGCCATGA
- a CDS encoding alpha/beta fold hydrolase, whose protein sequence is MLDASAPAAVSPRARVPPLVPDVEDIQQGYEQLECEERVIRGTPVRLFTFPQGNRDVSRTVVCLPGLGASGRSFAPMEPLAQAWNLLLWTPPLKTPATHTPLQWNLSVLNHPEARLPERFALMGSSYGSLLSIAYALEHPERVKALVLVSPVAGVRKVRRLALTLSTLVRAPRPLAYVFAPTVARVLGGRWLPPEGRAEIVREARRLSSLELMRRLRDILAADFLHRLRELRVPTLIIEGGRDLLVPPAAARDVAAHVPGARLEFLEAASHLPYMSHPEAFNASVSDFLSRHPD, encoded by the coding sequence ATGCTTGACGCCTCCGCCCCCGCCGCCGTTTCGCCTCGCGCCCGCGTGCCGCCGCTGGTGCCGGACGTGGAAGACATCCAGCAAGGCTATGAACAGCTGGAGTGCGAGGAGCGCGTCATCCGGGGCACGCCGGTGCGGCTGTTCACCTTTCCCCAGGGGAACAGGGATGTATCACGCACCGTGGTCTGTCTTCCGGGCCTGGGCGCCAGTGGCCGGTCCTTCGCGCCCATGGAGCCGCTGGCCCAGGCGTGGAACCTGCTGTTGTGGACGCCGCCCCTGAAGACGCCCGCGACGCATACGCCGTTGCAGTGGAACCTGTCCGTGCTCAACCACCCGGAGGCGCGGCTGCCGGAGCGCTTCGCGTTGATGGGGTCTTCCTATGGAAGCCTGCTGTCCATCGCGTATGCGTTGGAGCACCCGGAGCGGGTGAAGGCGCTGGTGCTGGTGTCGCCGGTGGCCGGCGTGCGCAAGGTGCGGCGGCTGGCGTTGACGCTGTCCACGCTGGTGCGGGCGCCCCGGCCGCTGGCGTATGTGTTCGCGCCCACGGTGGCCCGGGTGCTGGGCGGCCGGTGGCTGCCGCCGGAGGGGCGGGCGGAAATCGTCCGCGAGGCCCGGCGCCTGTCGTCGCTGGAGCTGATGCGGCGGTTGCGCGACATCCTGGCCGCGGACTTCCTGCACCGGCTGCGGGAGCTGCGCGTGCCCACGCTCATCATCGAGGGCGGCCGCGACCTGCTGGTGCCGCCCGCGGCCGCGCGCGACGTGGCGGCGCATGTGCCGGGGGCCCGGCTGGAGTTCCTGGAGGCGGCCAGTCACCTGCCGTACATGAGCCACCCGGAAGCGTTCAATGCGAGCGTGTCCGACTTCCTGTCGCGGCACCCTGACTGA
- a CDS encoding proline dehydrogenase family protein produces the protein MTTAADHLSRSALLFLSRQSNLKDVATRLKPFRELASRFIAGETLEEAVDAVRALTAKGLLASFDHLNEAVRSPQETRDEVRHYQRLLARIDQVGVKANVSLKLTQCGLLFDRNLALLNARAVVADAAARDSFVRVDMEESAVTQVTLDIVRDLHSEFGETHVGAVLQSYLRRTEEDAKALCAERVRIRLCKGAYLEGPDVAFPDKKDVDANFVRCMRILLDSGVYHGIATHDERMIDATLEYAARQHLPKGAFEFQMLYGIRRDLQERLVKEGHPVRVYVPYGKHWYPYFMRRLAERPANLWFVMRNLMKG, from the coding sequence ATGACGACCGCCGCCGATCACCTGTCCCGCTCCGCGCTGTTGTTCCTGTCTCGCCAGTCCAACCTCAAGGACGTGGCCACGCGGCTCAAACCCTTTCGCGAGCTGGCGTCGCGCTTCATCGCGGGGGAGACGCTGGAGGAGGCGGTGGACGCGGTGCGGGCCCTCACGGCGAAGGGGCTGCTGGCCAGCTTCGACCACCTCAACGAGGCAGTGCGCTCGCCCCAGGAGACGCGCGACGAGGTGCGGCACTACCAGCGGCTGCTCGCGCGCATCGACCAGGTGGGCGTGAAGGCCAACGTGTCGCTGAAGCTCACGCAGTGCGGCCTGTTGTTCGACCGGAACCTGGCGCTGCTGAACGCGCGGGCGGTGGTGGCGGACGCGGCGGCGCGGGACTCCTTCGTGCGCGTGGACATGGAGGAGAGCGCCGTCACGCAGGTGACCCTGGACATCGTGCGGGACCTGCACTCGGAGTTCGGGGAGACGCACGTGGGGGCGGTGCTCCAGAGCTACCTGCGGCGCACGGAGGAGGACGCGAAGGCCCTGTGCGCCGAGCGCGTCCGCATCCGGCTGTGCAAGGGGGCCTACCTGGAGGGTCCCGACGTGGCCTTCCCGGACAAGAAGGACGTGGACGCGAACTTCGTGCGCTGCATGCGCATCCTGCTGGACAGCGGCGTGTATCACGGCATCGCCACGCATGATGAGCGGATGATTGACGCCACGCTGGAGTACGCCGCGCGCCAGCATCTGCCCAAGGGCGCCTTTGAATTCCAGATGCTGTATGGCATCCGGCGCGACCTGCAGGAGCGGTTGGTGAAGGAAGGCCATCCGGTGCGTGTCTATGTCCCGTATGGGAAGCACTGGTATCCGTATTTCATGCGACGGCTGGCGGAGCGCCCGGCCAACCTGTGGTTCGTGATGCGCAACCTGATGAAGGGATAG
- a CDS encoding sodium:proton antiporter: MILIASLVVGLLFACGVRMVLERELVRVACGTVLITNSSVLLILAGSFPERGEALSVRPGWPVTDPVLQSLALTAIVIGFAVSALLLTLVHRTQRAHGSLRTDRLVEAELKRVHAVEPGEGH, translated from the coding sequence ATGATCCTCATCGCGTCCCTGGTGGTGGGCCTGCTGTTCGCGTGCGGCGTGCGCATGGTGCTGGAGCGGGAGCTGGTGCGCGTGGCGTGCGGCACGGTGCTCATCACCAACTCCAGCGTCCTGCTCATCCTCGCGGGCTCCTTCCCGGAGCGGGGCGAGGCGCTGAGCGTGCGGCCCGGCTGGCCGGTGACGGACCCGGTGCTCCAGTCGCTGGCGCTCACCGCCATCGTCATCGGCTTCGCGGTGTCCGCGCTGCTGCTCACGCTGGTGCACCGCACGCAGCGGGCGCACGGCTCGCTGCGCACGGACCGGCTGGTGGAGGCGGAGCTGAAGCGCGTGCACGCCGTGGAGCCGGGGGAGGGCCACTGA
- a CDS encoding monovalent cation/H+ antiporter complex subunit F, with amino-acid sequence MHETFFTLAIVWMVGLLGALVLLASRQRSSADMLMSVDTLGLVICAVLALYGATRGEAGYLDAALVLALLSYVQTVAGARFLHHGRTFHDEEDTR; translated from the coding sequence ATGCACGAGACCTTCTTCACCCTGGCCATCGTGTGGATGGTGGGCCTCTTGGGCGCGCTGGTGCTGCTGGCCTCGCGCCAGCGCTCCTCGGCGGACATGCTCATGTCCGTGGACACCCTGGGCCTGGTCATCTGCGCGGTGCTGGCGCTGTACGGCGCCACGCGCGGCGAGGCCGGCTACCTGGACGCGGCCCTGGTGCTGGCCCTGCTCTCCTACGTGCAGACCGTGGCGGGCGCCCGCTTCCTGCACCACGGCCGCACCTTCCACGACGAGGAGGACACCCGATGA
- a CDS encoding hemerythrin domain-containing protein — MAGPFDILLQQHRDLEALLERLASEPDVEELSHDQEDLTRLLRLHSRLEERCVQPLLTRVEGRARAREEAEDHLTLRELMEELQELTPRGVEWQARLFTLEDRVVAHVQATEHAVLPRLSASLDSEELAELGHDLALTYEELLERSQHPPASSRGALLEPLHWDA; from the coding sequence ATGGCCGGCCCATTCGACATCCTCCTGCAACAACACCGCGATCTGGAGGCGCTGCTGGAGCGGCTGGCTTCGGAGCCGGACGTGGAGGAGCTGTCGCACGACCAGGAGGACCTCACCCGCCTGCTGCGCCTGCACTCCCGCCTGGAGGAGCGCTGCGTCCAGCCGCTGCTCACGCGCGTGGAAGGCCGCGCCCGCGCCCGCGAGGAGGCGGAAGACCACCTCACCCTGCGCGAGCTGATGGAGGAATTGCAGGAGCTGACGCCTCGCGGCGTCGAGTGGCAGGCGCGCCTCTTCACCCTGGAAGACCGGGTCGTGGCGCATGTGCAGGCCACGGAACACGCAGTGCTCCCCCGGCTGTCCGCGTCCCTGGACTCTGAGGAACTGGCGGAACTGGGACATGACCTCGCACTGACGTACGAGGAACTGCTGGAGCGCTCGCAGCACCCCCCCGCCTCCAGTCGCGGAGCGTTGTTGGAACCCCTGCATTGGGATGCGTGA
- a CDS encoding complex I subunit 5 family protein, protein MPLWGPLLLPWVMGAVLAFLDGRRAWVAWLAIAGLAGTLVCTAWLLPQAWSAQAPQFVTGDWPVGVGIRLRADQLSIVFALVSTAVLLGTLVYEHVAGGITSRSFPALVVFMGAGLTGVFFTSDAFNFYVFFELAMTSAFALASYGEKPRNLRAAFTFVVVNLMGSTLFLSAVVMLYLTTGTLDMLSIIAWGQAGPPFALMVPGTLLLCAFGVKLGFFPFHFWAPAVYRDAGPTVAALLAGALANIGSYGLLRFGADVLPQVLAQARPLLEILGATSILYGSVLALSRRDTREVLAYASISHAGLIIAALSLAGREGLCAAVALALAGSVDKTALFLAQDRGGERARRAYSVAAFSTAGVPPTAGFWAKAWLLRAALEQGHAWLAGLVVLASALSLLALFRAYQRERWLREGAALHRGTGAVVYALSLALIAAGLWPEPLLRAGRDAIQGLGTLP, encoded by the coding sequence ATGCCGCTCTGGGGACCGCTGCTCCTGCCGTGGGTGATGGGCGCGGTGCTGGCCTTCCTGGACGGGCGCCGCGCGTGGGTGGCGTGGCTGGCCATCGCGGGGCTCGCGGGCACGCTCGTGTGCACGGCGTGGCTGTTGCCCCAGGCCTGGAGCGCGCAGGCGCCCCAGTTCGTCACGGGGGACTGGCCGGTGGGCGTGGGCATCCGCCTGCGCGCGGATCAGCTGTCCATCGTGTTCGCGCTGGTGTCCACGGCGGTGCTGCTGGGCACGCTCGTGTACGAGCACGTGGCCGGAGGCATCACGTCGCGCAGCTTCCCCGCGCTGGTGGTCTTCATGGGGGCGGGGCTCACGGGGGTGTTCTTCACGTCGGACGCGTTCAACTTCTACGTCTTCTTCGAGCTGGCGATGACGTCCGCCTTCGCGCTGGCGTCGTATGGGGAGAAGCCCCGCAACCTGCGCGCCGCGTTCACCTTCGTGGTGGTGAACCTGATGGGGTCCACGCTGTTCCTCTCCGCGGTGGTGATGCTGTACCTGACCACCGGCACGCTGGACATGCTGTCCATCATCGCGTGGGGACAGGCGGGGCCGCCGTTCGCGCTGATGGTGCCGGGCACGCTGCTCTTGTGCGCGTTCGGGGTGAAGCTGGGCTTCTTCCCGTTCCACTTCTGGGCGCCGGCGGTGTACCGGGACGCGGGCCCCACCGTGGCGGCGCTGCTCGCGGGGGCGCTGGCGAACATCGGCAGCTATGGGCTCCTGCGCTTCGGCGCGGACGTGCTGCCGCAGGTGCTGGCGCAGGCCCGGCCGCTGCTGGAGATACTGGGCGCGACGAGCATCCTCTACGGCTCCGTGCTCGCGCTCTCCCGCCGGGACACGCGCGAGGTGCTCGCGTACGCGTCCATCTCCCATGCGGGGCTCATCATCGCCGCGCTGAGCCTGGCGGGCCGCGAGGGCCTGTGCGCGGCGGTAGCGCTGGCGCTGGCGGGCTCCGTGGACAAGACGGCGCTGTTCCTGGCGCAGGACCGGGGCGGCGAGCGGGCGCGCAGGGCCTACTCGGTGGCGGCCTTCAGCACCGCCGGAGTGCCGCCCACCGCGGGCTTCTGGGCCAAGGCCTGGCTCTTGCGAGCGGCGCTGGAGCAGGGGCACGCCTGGCTCGCGGGGCTGGTGGTGCTGGCGAGCGCCCTGTCGCTGCTGGCCCTCTTCCGCGCCTACCAGCGCGAGCGGTGGTTGAGGGAGGGCGCGGCCCTGCACCGGGGCACGGGCGCGGTGGTGTACGCGCTGTCCCTGGCGCTCATCGCCGCGGGCCTCTGGCCGGAGCCGCTCCTGCGCGCCGGACGCGACGCCATCCAGGGCCTGGGGACGCTGCCATGA